A window of Acipenser ruthenus chromosome 32, fAciRut3.2 maternal haplotype, whole genome shotgun sequence genomic DNA:
TATGTGACCAACCAACCCCAAGTACTGTACAGTCTAAATAACTAGCAGTGGTCCTGAGGAGTCTGGAGACAGAGCTGAGGAGGGGTCTGCCTCTGTTACCCACAAGACCAGGTAGAGGTGAGGTCCTGAGGGGTCTGGAGACAGAGCTGAGGAGGGCTCTGTCTCTGTTACCCACAAGACCAGGTAGAGGTGAGGTCCTGAGGAGTCTGGAGACAGAGCTGAGGAGGGGTCTGTCTCTGTTACCCACAAGACCAGGTAGAGGTGAGGCCCTGAGGAGTCTGGAGACAGAGCTGAGGAGGGGTCTGCCTCTGTTACCCACAAGACCAGGTAGAGGTGAGGTCCTGAGGAGTCTGGAGACAGCTGAGGAGGGGTCTCTGTTGCCCACAAGACCAGGTAGAGGTGAGGTCCTGAGGAGTCTGGAGATAGAGCTGAGGAGGGGTCTCTGTTACCCACAAGACCAGGTAGAATGCATTAAAAACATGAACTGACATTTTTGAACTGTATGGACATATTCTTAAAGATCTCATAGTCTTAATTCTCCTGACAAAGTTTGAGGGATATAAGGGAGATATAATACCCTCATACCTAGAGCTACCAGACCGGTCATATTGACACTAcatgaaaacaattgtattttgtttctaCAATACCGTATGCTGTTTTGTTATTAGCATTCATCAGCCACGTCTCTGATCTAATCACAGTTCAGAAGATCGCTGCCAGTCTGCAGCCTTTGCATGGCGTTTTGTAATCTCAGCTGTCTATTGCACGTCAATCAGCCTTTTGTAAATCAGGTGTCTGCTGTCTGTCATGAGAGGAGGTACAGTATCTCCTGTGATCTAGTTTGACATTTACTCATATTATTAAATATGTCAGAACTTAACCACTCTTCCACAAttgcactgtaaaaaaaagtgaaaataagtCGCCAAAGATGTATGACTGCTGATCAATGCTGAGAATTACTACAGAAGTGATCTAAAAGTGAATCTGGAGACGAACAAGTTGTTGCCACTTACAAATCTGAATGATGAACAGTAGGTTTGCATAGGAGAAACGTCCAGCAGCAGTGAAAGTGAGGACAGTGTTAGTGAATTGCCAAATGCTGAAACAGATCACTCCAGCACTTCATTTGGGAACACCTGGACACAGAACCATATATGTATTGGATCTAGCAGCCATAAACtcttttattctttacaatgaaTGCACAGGCAAGAAACTATATATTGCAGCTCGCCGAACTTCTCCAGGAGCATTTTGAACAGAAGACGACCGCGCTGCCAGCCGCAAGCAACGACAATGCCAGGTAAGACACTCGTGATAGTTGAGCCCAAAGCGTaaaagcagtgtttggaaagcGCACTGCAAACTGCATGTGGAGAAGCCACATCTGTGTGGACTGTGCAAACACTTAGGCTTCTTTGATAACATGTTGTGTTGTTGCGATTGCAAAGAGAAAACATTTATGttcaagtgtttgttttttatgtccatTTCAGTTTAGTATTTGAGCTTTGTTATGTCTATGTCTATATGTATCTATGTCTATATAACCTGTATATTTTCAATTTCGTTTTACTTATTGTGGCAGAGTGTATGGTAGTGTGATAGGAGGGAGGTATGTGGGTCCGAGGATCACAGGTAGTTTATATCCTGTGAAGGTTGACAAGATGATGATGATGGGTCAAGAATCCCTATAAGAAGCTTCATTGGtttgtgtttaattgtatcaGTGTTTCATGGAGCCAGGATTAGGATCACCTGGCTCAGTTTAATTAGGTACACCTGGTTGCAATTAGCAGGCAGGAATATCAGCAGGTGAAAAGGGTTGTTCTGGTGGCGGTGGAAGGGATAAGACCCGAGAGGAGGAAGCCTGTAGGACCAGCCCTAGAAAAGCTTAGCTGTCCGGCTCACACTTAACGACTGAAacgtttagttagtactccaagaaggagttaggtttttgtctTTTGGGTTGTACAGTTTCGTGCATAaattatatacctgtatatagacTTGCTTctattcaaatgtttgtttatttaaatctttttaccGTTTTCTGCAGTTGCACTTTATAGAATATGActgtatataaacccatttattttctttattttacatcGTTTCGGTTGTTCAGTTccttatataaattatatacccGTATATACACTTACttcttttcaaatgtttgtttatttcatttttgatcgTTTTTTGCAGTTGCACTTTATAGCATATGACTTTCCAAACTCATAGCATTGGCAAACACGACAGGAATGTACATAATAAGAATTGTATTAAAACTTGATGGTCAAGTGAAAACCATCTACCAGGGCTAACACCAACAACGCCAGCATGGGAAGAGTAGGTCTGTGTGGGTTATTTATCATTCAGCAGAAATGAACGCCAGAGGCTTTTATCAGTTTTATTAGTATTAACACAGCAGGAGTAACAGAGTATATGTATTTTGTGGGACAGGCACTGATACACTATACTAAGATTTATTAATAGTCGTAACCCACATGACGtttagagagtgacatgaagCAGCACACATTTCACAAACTGCAACAGTACCATTCCCTGCCTTAAATAAACACAACTTTGAAAGCCAGAATAACAGACGCAAAAAGAATGGACATGTTTCCATGGGGACAGAATCCACTGGTACAAGATGCTGTTATATTATAGTTGATTGAATAAAACCTAGCAAACTGTATAAAAGATTCTTCATGACAGGCAGATTGACTCGCGCAGCCCTTCAACAGGAAATTCACATATTTACCTGTGGCATCTGAAAGAcaataaatgttttacaaatatgttttacacacaaaaaaaaatattattacaatTAGCCAATTAATTAACTGAAAGCTACAGCCTCTAGCCAattgtaatgtaatatatctgAAAAGGGCACTGTTCTATGGGGTTCAGAGAGCAGAGAAACAAGATGGAGGATTGAGGGAGCGCTGTTGAAGGTGTGAAGGAGGGGGCTACTTTACAAATTACGAGTTTGGGGGGggttaaaaaaatgcaaatacattaaatataggcataatacattaaatacaaagctAGGATgggaattctaaacattgtggatgcttATAACAGATACCAGGGTTAGAGAGcttggaaagcaagagagaacaagtgggtcttgagagttgatttgaagcgagcgactgtgagagctgcacgcactaaagctgggagagagttccagagagtcggggccatgaagctaaaagagcactCTGAGTGTGAGACTCCTCAACTCAAGTGAGAGGCCCGTGAAGCTGTACCCTCACACTCGACTTAACGTCCTTGCCAGTGCCACAACAGAGAGTTCCTGTGAGACTTTTCAAAAGAGGTAGTAGCATTTGAAGAGAGGAAATGTATTGAACATTCGAGACCTCAAGCCAGAAGTTGACAGTCTTCTGAAGCAGATGTGGAGGAACTGTCACTTCCTGTACAGGTGAACTTACAAGGATTGACTCCGTCGCAGGTTAGGACCCAGAGAACTTTATTGGAGAGTCattgagatgtttttttttaaactgaaaatgatTATGGCTACACCACGACAGAGACACATCGGATCCTGATGGAGAAGCAAGCCCAATAAAGCAAAGACACCAAAGAGTTCAACCACAAGTCTTCCAAGAATTTAAAAGACACATCCAGGATCTTTTATTTCAGGGGAAAATAGGAGacgtggcaaacactgctgcagcagcaaaggtctttcaaaatgatttagaatgcattcaaaactgggcagacacatggcaaatgaaaggttacaaacgagaggaggccatttggcccatcttggtcgcttggttgttagtagcttattgatcccaggatattatcaagcagcttcttgaaggattccagggtgttctgctgttattcctaatctatacAAATAATCTAGACCTGGATATAATCAGTAAATTGTGCAAatgtgcagacaacacaaaactgggaggggtTGCCAACCCTCAATCAGCAGCATTAATAATCCAAAGAGATCTGAATAAGATTCAAAcatgggctgacacatggcagatgaaatgTAAAGCCCTGCATGTAGGGTGAAAAAATATTAGAAGTATAACATAAACAGCAAGGAAATAGAAGAAGCCATATACGAAAAGGATTTAGGGGTCGTAGTGGATAAAACACTAAAGCCAACAGTACAATGTGGAGAAGCtttaaaaaaggcaaacagaatgctagGTTATATTGCAAAAACAGTCAAATTGAAATCTAGAGAGGTTATACTAAAATGATACAATGCACTGGTGCAACCACACTTAGAATATTGTGTACAGTTATGATCCTTGTATTATAAAAAAGACACAGAGCCTTTAGAAAGAGTGCGGAGGAGAGCAACATTAaagggcatgtcatatgaagacaaactgaaagagctTAATTAATATAGCCTAGAAAGGAGAAGAGTTAGAGGAGACATGATAGAGATATTCAAAACTGTGAAAGGTATAAAAAAGTTACTGCTGAGAATGATGTTTTTCAGGTAACCAAGAGCAGAACCAGGGACcacgggtggaagctgaagaagggcaaaTTCAGAACGGAAgagaaaataaactttttcaCAGAAAGGATGGTGAACCATTGGAATAGGTTACTGGGGAAAGTAGTTGAAGCTGAGACTCGGATCTTTCATGAAGAGACTGGATGCTACCATGAACGTTAATATATAGGCCAAACCCTTTCAGTGAAAACCActataagacctttagctagcctgCCCAGATCCGCTTaaccatggattcccagaggttttatTTCCCTTAATAATCAGTTAGGGGTTTGTTTTTCCTCTTATGAGCGCTAATGGGTCACACTAGCATCAAAATGAATGAGCATGAGTGGGCCGAATGTCCTTTCCTTGTTCTGGAATTCCTTATGTTCAATGACCAACACTGTCCAGATGTGGGTGAAGCAGTGCAAACGATGTGCTCTGGCCAAACATGTTTTTCGTGCACCAATGATATGCATCAATGTTAGAGCAGGATTACACCCGTTTAGAAAAATCCACAGATGGATATGAAAATGTCCTGGTTTTAATCAATATGTTTACCAGATTTACGGTTGAAGTGCCTACGAAGAAGCAGACGCTCTTATCTGGCTCCGGTTCGTTACTACTGCTGTCCATCCCATTGCAGTTTCGAGGCTGGTATTATATCAGAGCTGTATGAAAGAACCACACCATCCCCTGACAATGGCCACTGCGAACGGTTCAACCGAACCATACGTGAGATGTGTGTTCATTGccagtctgctaagaaataaataataagaagaggGTCTGGGCGTGTGATGGCCTACAATAGCCGGGTATCCTCCCTTTTACCTAGGGGTTAAAGTGAGCTGATCACGTGATGCCCTTCAGATGTCAGCTGAAACACGCAAAATTGAATGTTTGCCAGTATCAACAGCGGATTTGCGTCTCCTAACAGGTGTTTGTCGTCCACAAGCTAACCCCCCCTCACCACCCTCTTTTAGCTTGGTGTGTTGCTTTTAACATGCTCTTTTATTCTCACCATCCTTCACTGCTACTTTTTTAAATCTCtcaaaacattatttttcttttacacagCCATGCATTTTCGCCCCATGTTGAAACCACAAGATTAATCTACAGTTATCGCTTGTGTGATTGTTTCGATCCAACACCACACTGAACAGAAGCAATAAACTTGGCAGGCAGCATCAGCTGATACTATGAGCCAATCACAGGACGCATGCTACAGCACTGGCAGAGAAAATTATGGTGGTGGAAAAATAGAAGGCAATAGAACCGCAGGAGAGGGATACGTCACCCAGTTCAGTAGCAAGAGAGATACAGCCAATCAGTGTGCACATGCAGATTCTGATTGGAGCCTTTACTTTTGTGTTTTGTCCAGCACGTATGAGAAATATATTAATTTTATGACTGGAAGTATACAGAGAACTAAGATAATTCAATTGAAAAATGAACTCTTTGAAGGCGATAAATTGTGGATGAGGTAGCGGAAATCTTAATTTCACCGccaccaaaaaataaattaaaacaaagcaaCATATTGTTTAAATTCTCTTCAGCAGACCTCACGCTGTCACACAGAAAGGAAATGCTCTATTTACATGAAGGGTTATTTGGTTTGTTGCAGTGAAATATTCTAAATATATCATTCAATTTGTTCATAGTATAGTAGAATGTTTGGAGTTTTCCATGTCAGTTGATAAATGCAGATCCTTATTGACACAACTTAAAAATATTACCAGTAATCTGACAATGTGGTCATTTTTAAGTTTAACCATAGATGTAGGTTTCGTAGTTGTGATTTGGCCCATGTATTCACTTTATCTAACATGATGCTTTTAAATACTAGAGATCATATGTGGTTTGAGATAAGAAAGTTGGTTTAAAAGACTTGACAGCTTTAAgaaatgaaaacagaaagaaagctaCCATAATATGACATGGAGACTGTGATGCACTGGTTTTGGCTCCCACTACACTTCGTAAGCAGTGTGTCACTGCAGTCCCCAGGGAGACCAAGGCAGGCCGGACAATGAACCCCATTTTCTTTCTCTGtcttcaaaactaaaaaaaaagaataaaaaacaggtatgtaatttatatatctatatatatatatatatatatacacacacacacacacacacacacacagtataatgaAAAGAAATCTACTTCCACTGAACTGCTACCTTTTTTTATTAACTTCAAGTTTCCAAAATGTGGCATCTTTGCTGTGTTCTGTGTGGTTTGACTCTTGAaattttttaatcacacatcatggatcataaatcaaccgggcaatacatttctcaacatttactgaACAGCGTTCGCCAGCAGGAACAAGTCAGGATTGTAGTGTATCCGATCACACTCCCTCATGCAAcgatgctggttttctgttcacACAACACACCACTAATTTCACCAGCGTTGTTGCAGACGGGAGCATGGTCTGGATACTCTGCACGCCACTCAGttcaccagcattgttgcagaaggGAGCATGGTCTGGATACTCTGCACGCCACTCAGTTCACCAGTATTCTTGCAGAAGGGAGCATTATCTGGATACTCTGCACGACACTCAGTTCACCAGTATTGTTGCATGACCCAGATACACTGCaatgcttacaaaaaaaaagtctttctcCCGGCGAACGTTGCCAAGTAAAAGCTGATAAAAGTAAATCCCTAGTTTATGTCAAAAAAGGTAATGTGTttctgcagggggttctgtaacacgttaacatgtaacatactgtatttacTTGAAAAACAGGAATCTGAATGCAAGCTCCTTTCAGCTCTAACAAAAATACACAATTATAATtgtcagaataaaacaaaaaataattgaatctccTTTTAATTCAAACTGAAAAGAGCTTAACGGAGAGAACTTGTAATCAAACAAAAATGGCAGTTTATTCatctttacaataacatttttgctttgttaatttttatttatttaacttttgtttACCAGGTAAATACAACACGGGGCTGCAACAGAAGTAGCCAGgttgttaacatattaaataggaggctgtgtggtccagtggttaaagaaaagggcttgtaaccaggaggtccccggttcaaatcccacctcagccactgactcactgtgtgaccctgagcaagtcacttaacctccttgtgctccgtctttcgggggagacgtagttgtaagtgactctgcagctgatgcatagttcacacaccctagtctctgtaagtcaccttggataaagacgtctgctaaataaacaaataataaatacatagacAATGCTTATTTCAGTACAAAAGAGTTGAATATTTCTTAGAAACTACACTTAAACCAGTAtcaaaaacacacattataaaaaaagatttacatgattttgaatatgaatatgtttctttaaatgtttctTAAAAATATCATGACTTTGTGCATTTAGTAGGTACCCCGGTAAATTATTCCAGTTTTTTCTGCACAAACTGCAAATGCATGTTCTCCCATATTTGTAGCAGTACTTGGTATTTTTAGCTTACCAGTATCATCTGATCTCAGTGATCTACTAACATTCTTAAATTCAACTTAGCAAAGAATGAAGGGGAGAATCGTGTTTCTGTCAACAGTgcacgctgtcaggcaatgttttTTAGGGCTGGGACAATGCATCGATGCATCGAATCGTTAGAATAACCATAGATGAATAAAATAACCAGCgatgggtgaaaaaaaaaacaaaaaaacacaactatcAGTAAAATAGGACCGTTTTTTATTTGgaccagcaaaaaataaaatcactcttattatttgtctttcctttggttcctttaataataataataataataataataataataataataataataataataacctttttttGTCACACTTACTACCCTTAAAAACGTACGCGTTTTCAAGGGTACTAAGCGtgacaaaaaaactaaatggaaATGTAAAATGCACTGTTTATGATGTTTTAATGAGCTACTGTGGCAATACCACCCACCTGCGagatcatttagtaagacagcacCCGACAAAATACAACAGcggaacacaagtaaaaaactaaaggaagcaacaccttcagtgacagcttattttggaaagaaagttgatccaaaaagcatcacagcaaaataaataacaggcctgatagtggatgctgtcacacaagatatcagacctcttagtatagtagagggagctgcatttaaaaatctgattgcgaATCTTGCTCCGGGCTATGAAGCTCTGTCGAAAGATAATTCCCAAattcattactctggatcacGAGTGTGCAAAGGAAAAAGCTTTGACAGGATTCAAGTCAGGAGTGTgattcaatgtccatcactaccgaGCAATGTCTTTTCTGCAAGCGAGCGTGCTGTGTTACTTTGTGGTAGCGTGGCACgtgtgagctgtgcagggcacaatataaatctcatcattcagaaaagcttggaggatgtacgGCAAGTCCATGTGTTAgtggcagcagcaaggagactggttgcacattttaaaaagattgaGATGGCAACAAGCGATTTAtataggaaacaaacagaaatgctgaacacagaaaaagcACCACTCAAAGTGGAACACAGTTTAATATATGTTTGAACAccttcttgaattaaaatggccagcTATTGCTGTTTTGTCAAACCCAGATTTGACCAGAAAGTCTGACGCAGCTACTTTAGGTCTCACGAAGCTAATGTATGAGATACTCCCTCTACTACAGCCATTCGAACTGGCTACAGTGCTTGAGTGCAGAGAAAAACATTACGGCTAGTTcttgcaacagggataaaacacagactgactgaaGTTCCTGATGAAGAGGAGACAGCGTCTTCTTTAATCAACTGATTTGCTAATTCCAGTTAAACAGAGTTTGAGAGATAAGCTTGTGCGTCATTTGTCTCTGCGAtttacatcagctgaatgacccaagTAATGAGGTTATGCCACTGTGTTTTATCTCATTTCTTGACCCCACGATTTTGCCATCTGGATTTCCTATACGAACAGACCAAAGCCCGCGTGCATGAAGCACTCtcttccaaactagtgaggctggtggaggacaacctcgaAAATGACGGAAATTgtgcctgtacaagtgagtgcagcacagaggacttacctgttaaaaagaaaacgaagaccgaacaagcaatggaattgttacttcatggacggcaacaaacacacactacttccaaggaaaccttaatccaacaagagatgacgttttatgcttctgaaactccattaaacatcagcgaattattggcacccctaaagattcttataaataaaatcaaataaaattaaatctgcattaacattctacttctttaagttcatctcagtcttaaggaactgtattgtggccttccatggcttcctgtttcactggggtataaaaatggggtaacacgcatatgaaatccatttgtcatccatcaccatggggaaaggcaaagaactcacaaatgaaaagagacaaatggttgttgaccttcataaatcaggcaatgggtacaaaacaatagctaaaaaactaaatataccacttaccactattagggcaataattaagaagttcaaaaccactggaacagtgtaaacttgcctggtagaggacgcaagtgtatcttgctcccacgcacagtgaggcagatggttcgggaggcaaagagaaatccaagggccacagttggagaattacagaacttggttgcatcttggggtcaccaaatctccaaatctacaattagacgccacctccatgtcAATAGACTATTTGGaaaggttgccagaaaaaaaggctttattgagaacaacaaacaaacgtaagcgcctggagtttgctgaacaccattggcacttcgattggaaccgggtgctatggtcagatgagacgaaaacagagctctttggccacgcacaccagcggtgggtttggtgtcgaaagaaggatgtgtgtgcagaaaagaacctcatacctactgtaaaatatggtggtggatctttgatgttattatttaatttcttagcagatgcccttatccagggtgacttacaattgttacaagatatcacattatttttacatacaattacattattttttacacattatttttacatacaattacccatttatacagttggtttttttattagagcaatctaggttaagtaccttgctcaagggtacaggagcagtgtcccccacctgggattgaacccacaaccctccggtcaagaatccagagccctaaccactactccacactgctgcccatgttatggggctgttttgcttccactggtcctggggcccttgttaaggtcaaagGCATCATGAAcactacccagtaccaggacattttagccaaaaactgggttgcctctgccagaaggctgaaacttggccgcaagtggatcttccagcaagacaatgaccccaagcacacatcaaaatccacaaagaaatggttaattgaccacaaaatctcagtctctggacttgaaccccattgaaaacacTGTTGGTTTcgatctttatcaagggtgccaataattttggaggtgactatcgatagatagatagatagatagatagatagatagagatagatagatagatagatagatagaaaacaGAATTTTGAATGCTGCACACTGATTGGCTCCTCAGGGGTTTTAAGCTATGCATAAATATAGCTTAATGCACGGCGGAACTTATTTTAGTCTAATACCAGTTCAATTAATACATTTTCTCTAAAAGCAGTGTATATATTTACAGTCGCTAAGTTTTTAGccatgttttattgttattttagccTGTGACTGGGTGCCCgccccttatttatttttttccccccaaataaaaacgaaaaacactatttttgaaaaacagaaaaagcagTATTTTTGGCCTGACGCTTGGCGACGCTGTCATCCCACTCTGACACTAACTGTGAGAaggatggctttgcaggggtgacatcagaccagaaacacagactcaaaacAAGTAATGGAGGGGcaaaactgaaacgctacggcgctcagcttttattaaacaaaacaaaccgtttaaacaaaacaaaacactcggAAAACAAATGGCACGGgggccaaagtaaaacagaacAAGCTCTGAGCTCTCTCCCCTGACAAAGGATCTCTCCTgacttttatagtttgtggctggagcccaatgaaTCAATAATTAATGTGGCACATAGAAAGTAAGTAGGGCAGAAACAAAATAGAATTGCCAGGAAAATAGGTacccccttaaaaaaaaacaacaactaaacaataatataatTGCGATGGTGGCACCCTGTCAGTAGGTGGCGCTCTAAGGCTCACTGGCAGCCGCATCAAAGACTGTTGTTAGAAAACTCAATGGTGATTATATGAATACACCCCATGGAATTAtgcacaggaaaaaacaaaattatgcaaggaaaaatacaaaattatgcaaaattatgCAACATTAAAtcctttgtattatttgtttacaaATCGAACTAAATATAACACTGTTTTAACCTTCTTTAGAAATATGTAcaggtattttgtatttatatagcacacAGCACATTTGTATCACAGAATCAACTGCTTTATCATTCCTTGAACAAAAAAATGACCCATTAGGTGtaaattttaaaactaaatgcagTAAATTTAGCATAAGGACTTTTCAGCAAAATTACCCTGCTATGAATTAGATGCTCACAAGTGCAAAAAACTAACTATTAAACAAAAGTACTgtgcaatgtgaaaaaaaatatgtgCAGTTATACTGGGTACTTCTTATACTACCATAGCACAGCAGGtacaa
This region includes:
- the LOC117395473 gene encoding phospholipase A2 inhibitor NAI-like yields the protein MKTFFATIIFGILLGMAYTLTCNKCTGQVACNPVPSTCNASQVCLTVSGIFGTPGVVQHLFMKKCGPKLPYCNQLVSVDIDFLEISANIECCETDLCNTKGYTVLKTEKENGVHCPACLGLPGDCSDTLLTKCSGSQNQCITVSMSYYDATGKYVNFLLKGCASQSACHEESFIQFARFYSINYNITASCTSGFCPHGNMSILFASVILAFKVVFI